CCCTCTCTGGGGTGCAGATCATTGGGAAACTGAGGAAACAGCTGGAGGCAAAAGCAGTGTATATAGGAACCGCTTCCTTTCCTCATGTAGGCCTTAAAAATTCAGATGTTTGCTAATTTTTAGGGGATACTGGAGAATCTCTCAAACAGAAATGTGTGGTGTGCTAGAATGATGTTTGTTCAAGTTGTGATAGTGAGGTTTGCTGTCTGTCTTTTATTGGTTTTAGTTTAATGACAGGAAACTGCTACCGTATCCTGGAGAATCCAAGTATCGGCCTTCAGAGGTACCGGGTCACGCGGGAGGCTGTGACACATctgcttgctgcagctctggttCACTGTGACCACATGTTCAGTGAGTTCCTGCTCTTCTGCCTTCTTCCTGAAGCCATTCCCAGTTACTTTCCCTGACTTTCTTCCTTGTCACGTGTGAAAGGTGCCACTCTGAAGATCACACAGATGTTACAGCACTTCGAGCATGTAGCCCCAGTGTTTGCACAGGCTGTGAGCCTCTGGGCTAAAGAGTATGGTCTGAAAAGTATGGTGGGTGAATTGCTAAGGTGAGAGAAATACCTCAAGGCTTGTCCTTCTATCTCAAGCAACTTGAGGCACCCCATTCCTTGTTTCATCTTTCTGTGCAGGGAAATTGGACAGAAATGTCCTCAGGATTTGGCTCGTGAGGCTTCTGGAGTCAAGGGTTATGCTACCTTTATAAGTGAACTGGCTGAACAGATTCCAGCTCTGGTGCTCTCCAACATGAGTGTTCTCCTGCCTCACCTGGATGGGGAGGTACGTTTCTGCCAAGTCACCTGTCCAGAAAAGTCAAATGGTAGAGATGCTGCTATCcagtttttctgtctgaaaacagAACCTCTTTCACAGAGCTCAAGTAACCAAAACCTGCTCTGTGGAATAGGTTCTGCCCTTACCTAAAAGATGCAAAGGGAACAGAAACCATGACATCTCCTGTCTGGTTGTCACTATCAGATGTCAGAGAACAGGAGACTGCCACTTGTCTGAGGTCCCAGCTGTTGTCCCTTGTTCTTCAGTACTTAATGAGTTTGTCATTGTCTTACCTTTTCTTTACCTGCTGTAAGTGTTTCTCATGTCAGTTCTTGGCTTCTATGAACCTACCTGGATAGCAgggtttgagttggaagggaccttaacacctctgccatgggcagggacaccttccactagaccaggttgctcaaagccccatccaacctggccttgaacagttccagggatggggcatccacagcttctctgggcaacctgttcaaGTGTCTCACCACACTCttagtaaaaaatttcttcctaatatctaatctagaCCTACCTTcactttgaagccattctctcttgtcctatcactgcatgCCCTGgtaaaaagttcctctccagctctctcataGCCCCCTTTAGGTgcctccccagagccttctcttctgcaggctgaacaagaCCAACTCTCTCTGTCTTCATAGCAGAGGTTACTCTGTCTTGCAGGCACAGCTATGTTCACCCAAGTTTAGTACAACATCCATACTGCAAACAATCACTTAAAACTGGAGCCTGGGCCTTGGAAGGCCCAAACTCTGGGCATATCAAGTCATGTCTTTTTGTCTGCTCCTAGTTCAGTAAGTCCTGTCTTGGCAGAGTTACACGATGCGAAATGCTATTCTGACAGCTATGGCAGAAGTGCTGGTGCAGGTGCTGGAAGGTGATCAGCTGGAGGAAGCTGCCCGTGCTACTCGGGACAAGTTCCTGGATATGCTGCAGGCCCACGTGTGTGACATCCATAGCTTTGTGCGCAGCCGtgtgctgcagctcttcacTCGAATCGTTCAGCACAAGGCAAGTCTGTGCTGGGGAAATGGTGTTGCCTCAGTCATCCCTTCCCCTCTTGTGTGTTCTAAGGGAATTTCTGCCACCCTGCTTTTTGTTTGAAGGGATTGAAGTTTTAACAGAGAAAGGTATTGTCCCTGTGTATTGTAGTGTCTGCAGTTTCTTCCAAGAGACCAAAGATCCCAGGGGTGGGGGAACGAGGGGGTGGAAAttaaaagctgctctttgtTACTGGGACAAACTAGAAGAAAGAGCACAGCATACAGCCTCTTTTCACACACTGGGAAAACATCACAATTACTAGATATTCTAAGACTCGACTCAACAGGATCCTGGATAGCCTAAATCCTTGCTTTCAATGGAGGCTGGACCAGAATATATCCAGAGGTCTTTTGAGCCCTAGACTTTTCTGTAAATCTACAATCTGTGCCGTTTAGTACATGAATATATCTGCAGTAAACTTTTCCCAAGTGTCTCTGAGCCTCCTTGATAACTTTATCTGTGCTCTTGTTGTGTGCCAGGCCCTGCCTTTGACTCAGTTTCAGTCTGTGGTGTCGCTGGCTGTTGGGCGGCTCAAAGACAAATCTGTCATAGTGGTTAAAAATGcgatccagctcctggctgcgTTTTTGTCCAACAACCCCTTCTCCAGCAAGGTAATTCCAGCTAATATGGTGGATGGATTAGATGTCTGTTTGCAGGCTGAATATCTGCAGTCTGCTATAGCCAGGGCAGTAGCATTTCTGTGTCTTGTGGGAGGAACAAGGTAGCCTTTGACTCTGCAGGTGGGAGCTTTCTGGTTTTCCCAGGTTCAGATCTTGCTTTCTTGGGCTCATCCCTCTCTTGGTGTAATTCACAGCTATGCAGAAGACCAGGAGGGATGTAATTGGTTGAGGTAAAAACCTGCAGCAGTTTTATTGGAATCCACTGTGGGGTTTCTCTCCTTAGGATCAGAATTAGTTTTTTAGAATATTCTTCATGAATCTGCAGCTCTTTGTGTTTAGCTGCACCTTCTCCTGAGTTTCTGAGCCTTAGACTGGCAACTTAAAGCAGTTCTCATTCTAAGATCAGGGCCAGAGTCTATTATTCCAGTTTCCCAAAACAGGGTTATCTATGGGGATTGAAAACTAAAGCAGGGAGTGGAAGAGAGAGAATTCTGGCatttcaggaaaaggagaataaCTGACgtatttcttcttctcttgcTGGCATCTTCAGCTAAACTGGACTGACTTGGATGAGCCACTGAAGAAAGAAGTGCAGAAACTGCAAGAAATGAAGGATCGTAGGAGGCCCACAGCAggtaatttcctttcttcctctttccactTTCTAGGACAGTCCAgaatttacttttcttcataTTAAGTTTGCTCCCAGGTTGTGACAGCTTTTGTCTCAGATCTTACCTGTGTGAGATGGTGAGACCAGATAACTGGGATTAAACTCACAACAGTTTTCCTTATGGTGGTGTTATAAAAGGATCATATGAATGTCCATGCCTGAATCAACAGTCCTTATAGCTATATATCCTATTTTCAGGGTAAGAACTGAAAACATCTATGAATACCCTCCCAGGTTTCTCTTTTCTACCACTCAAGAACTGCTAGAGTCATGATTTTGGTCAGATATTATTTAAACTTGATTTGTAGGCAGCACCAAGTCCAAGGCTAATGATGGTTGCCTtacccatctttttttttttcctaccttcagtggtttctttttcttttcttttatttcttttttttttttttttaatgtcagaatTCTTGTCTTATTCTTATGGCAGTCTGGGTGAGATCAGCAATGGGAGCAGTgcctgcctggggagggggtAGGGGAAGTAGAACTCCTGAGTTCCAGATGAGATTTCCTTCCCATTAAAGGTGTCACCTGAGTCTGTGTTCTTCATTCCGTCTGATTTTTAAGTAGCTCCAGTGACTGCCCCAGAGGAAGAGTGGGAAGCAATGCTGCCAGAAGTTAGGGCTGCCACACAGCAGCTCTTTCAAGCActgcaggaaggggaagaagaggagctgGAAGTTGAAGAAACAGTGGAGGGTACAGTGGAGCAAATCACTGGGCTGTTGAAGAAGCTGAATTACAAGTAAGAAGTCAAgcagtttgacagtgtttatCCCAAGGGGTGATTTCCAGTAACATTACTCTGTGGAAAGAGATTGACGTGGGCACCCAGCACAAGATGCTGGTAGGAGCTGCTTTCCCAGGTGTTCAGGGCAAAGTTGGATGCTTTCCCTTATGTTCTGCTCTGACGTGTTGCTGATACTGTCTTGGGCAATGTCATTGTCCAGGAGCGCGGCCCGCCTTACGCAGAAGGCCCTGTGTCGCTTCCAGGGGAAGGAACCTTTCAATGGCCCTGGGGAGGAGAACGAAGAGGCAACAATCCTGGGTGTTCTGAAGAGACTTTACACAGGTAACTGTATCACTCTGTTCCCTAAGTCCAGGATAATGCCAGAGCCAGACTAAAACCGTCTGTAATACTCTGTCTCTCCTTCTGACCTGTGGGGCTCAGTCTGTGTGTACTTGGCGGCTCATagagctgcagcatccctggatTGTTTGTTCATCTAGTACCTTGGCATTTTAGCTGGATCATATTGATCTTAATTTCTGGTTGGAACAGTTCCATGGTCCCAGTAGAAGTGGATTTCTGGTGCTTTAACTCACGTAATGTCTGAGAGGAGTGAAGCCAGTGTTGCCACTCACACCCTTCTGCCATGTCTGAATTTGTCAGGAGTTCTGCTTCCTGAACAGGTGGTGGCACATAATGCTTACCCTTAGCAGCCTTGACCAAGTATCTGGTTCAAGCAAAGTCTTGGTTATCTGAGGCCTGAGCCTCTGGGTGTATTTTCAAGACTTTGCATACtttgtttggtgtttgtttCAGCATAAGGTTGCTTAGCCAATTGCCTTGAGTGTATTTCTGTTGGAAGTCTATTGTCTAAAAATCTTCTTAACTTTGTCAACTCTCCATACTTGCACAAACTTTGTTGAGGAGTAGTAGTGTTTGCCTTCTCCCTGGTTCCCTTTTAGGGCCCTCATCTATCTTTGGGGAATTATCAAGTTCAGATTAACCCCATCAGCATTTTAATGGAGTTTACCCCAACTGGACCATGCCTTTCTATACCATTATACTAAGCTGGCATGTCTCTGGAGCATCACACTGTAGCACTGGAACTTTTTCCACAGCCTGCTGAGATTTTGTAGCTAGGTCTGATGGCAGAATTTGGATTTTTGTATCCTGGCTCTCGGGAGGTGTCACTGTGACATGGGGGAGAGGAGGGTTAAAATGCCCTGAACCACCTGTTTCTCTTGTATCTTGAGTACTGCTCACAAACAAATGTGCTGTATAGGTTCATGCCCAGGTGAGAACAATGAGGATCCTCCACATGACAACAGTAGTGATAAGATTGAAGAAGTACAGGAAGAGGagcctccagcagagctggtcaAACAGGAGATGTTGGTGCAATACCTGCAGGATGCTTACAACTTCTCAGTGAAAATCACAGAAGCTCTGAACCTGATCAGCAAGATGATGTACGAAAACTCTGTCTCAGGTATGTGAAATAACCATGGAGCCCTTTTATCCCCATTCATCATTTCTAGATCTTTCCCCTTGCTTGAGAGAAGATGTTGGAGTGGTGGAGCTacaggggaaggagaaaagattgAAGGGGCTGCTCTTCATTGAGTAGATGTCATAGATACTTCCAGGATATTGGAAAAGCAAGCATCATCTAAATGGGTGTCACGAAGGGGTTGAACAGGGCATGAACAGACTTTTTAGgagttcatttttttaaaatatcaaggttgaaaaatgtatttctaaatgtttaaaagttgtttttaaagacatttgaaataaaatgtttttgaactttctgaaatgaaaaaaacagccAGGGGACCAAAGTGAGTTCACTTGTGGAAGCTGCCCTGCCTCCTGTGGGGAGGGATGTATGTTCATCATCTCAGCTGAGGTTCTCCCAAAGTAAGCCTGGCCAGTGAAGCTGGGTTTGGTTACGTGCTCAGTGtgctgacacagcttcaggtgTTATGCTGACCTCAAGAGGGGAACTAAGCAGCTGGTCTCATCCACCTCACCTTTCCTCAAACTTTATTCTATGGTTAAACATGAGCCTGATCAACAGGTTCTGTGGCCTGGTCCTCTTCAGTGCTGTAGAGAAAGGTGGTGATGAGAAGGCCTTTGAGTTAATTCAGCTGTTCATATTTAGTATTAGAACTACTGTAATCACTTAGACTTTTTTGCAGTGTTTATCAGAAATTGGCATTTCCAAGGGATGAGGGGCACAactccctctcccttcctctccagcaCATCCACTTGCACAGATctggggtgtgggtgtgggcATTGCAGTGCCCTGGGCTTCATGCAAACACTTCTGAGGCTTCATCTCTGTTGAGGGCTCACGTTACTTGTGATCAGCATGTGGGCTTCCCCAGCAAGGTTTGGTGTCATTAGCTATTtgcacacacagaaatgaaCTCCTGGGTTCAGTGCCTTTACAGGTCCTTTGAAGTTCAAGGCCAAGAAAGTGCCCTACCTGATACTTAAACACCTGGGGTTTGATTGTGGGAGTGTTTTTTTATGGATGCATgaattttaataacttttcatCTCCCTGTTGTCCTGTGCTGTAGTGTAAGGAAGGCAAATTCAGTGTCTGAACAGCAGAGCTCTTTTGAGATACTGTCTCCAAATGGAGACAGTATGCTGCTGGGTGAGGGACTGGTGCTAGGGGGATGTGTGTGCTCAGATTTagcctttttaaattaaagatttaATAGTTgaagatatatattttttttttctgttgcatatTTATGTATTCTCATGTGACTGGGGACAGGGAAAGCATACCAGCTTGCCTGATAGATGTTCTTAACTCTGATTTTAAGTTGGGGCTTATACTGGTAAAAGCTCTTACTTAACCAGAGGTCAGACTCTGTGAGCTGTTTCTTGTACAACTCCTCAATCACTGCTGTGGATGCCTTGTGATGCTGTCTATCTTAATGGTTTTTTCTTGTCTTGTGAGCAGAAAACTGGGCAGTGTATTTCAGGAGTAGTCAAGCTGGAACCAAACACAGTATTCCTTACCCCATTTGTACATCAAATAGCTTAGTTCCTCTGGTTATAGCATTGCACTGGGGCTTATATTCAGCTGTCTGCTGTGACTATGAGatcttttttcccaaagctACTGTTTCTCAGAAGAGAATTTTGTTCTTTATCAAAGATAAGTCTCTCTGCTCTTTCCCTAACTGTATCACATTGGATTTAGCTACAATACTGTTAACttgttaattcttttttctgggACATCTACATCTTTGTACTAGTGATCCCATTCTGACTCAAGCCCTCTGCTGACAGTAGCAGTGATTTCTAGATGCTTGCAGAGCTTGCTGTGAGACCAGTACTCctatgaatttattttaatggccTCTCTAATGGGAAGTGGGGAAGAACTGCACTAACACAATTGTTCTCTCTGCAGTGGTGCAGGAGGCCATTGAGTTCTTCGTGACGGTCTCGCAGTTTGGTGTGCCCCAGGCACTGCTTGGAGTCCGCAGGATGCTGCCCCTCATATGGTCAAAGGAGCCTGGAATTAAGGAGGCTGTGCTGAATGCCTACAGACAGCTCTATCTGAACCCCACTGAGGATTCAGAGAGGTATGGATCTTCCTAATCAgatggttgggttttttttctcctttcccacccaCATCCCCTTTCTGCTGTTGGGAATGGGGTATGGACAGGAAGAGAACTAAAAGTTGCCATACTCCATGCTGAACTGAAAGGTAAGGTTATTATCTGAATATCCCGGTCTTCCTGCAGGACCTACTGCTGAGCTTGGTTCTTGGTTTCTCATCCCTGGGGAGATGCATCATAACTCACCCTCATTTGTACCATCAGGGCAATAAAGGGCACCTGCTGCTTCTTATTTCTCCCCGATAATATTACCTGGAGACAGCACTTCTACAGTTTGTGCTCCGTCCTCACTTGTTCATAGAGAGATTTGCAGTTTCTTATGTTCTGGGGAATTGTACTTTGACTTGTGGTTGTAAATAAACTGGGAAGTGGCTGCTTAGTGCTTCTGATTGGATCTTTGAGCACCAGAAGGAGCACCAGTGCACAAGGCAATGGACTTTTAAGCCCACATCATGGTCATTGGCAATTGAGTTGGGTGACTTCGAGAACTCAAGCTTGTGGTGGGAGAAGTTTTCCTGATCCTAGGGATCAACTCTGTTATCCAATAGATGTTTTCAGCTCTCCCAATAGGGCACTAATTTTGacagttgctttttctttacattttaattttttattgttatttttcccctttcaaagGGCCAAGGCACAGAGCCTGGtgcattctctctctctcatcaTGGTGGATGCGTCACTGGGAACGATACAGTGCTTAGAGGAAATAGTGAGTATTTGCCTTGAGTTTGGATTGTGTCTGTTTTATTAAAGTGGTAGTCATTGCAGTTTATGTCTTTACTTTGAGGTTCATTCTCCTTTGCCTCTGTCTAATTTTTTAACTGCATTGCTTTTGCAGATCTCAGAGTTTGTGCAGAAAGATGAAATAAGGCCTGCTGTGACCCAGCTGCTTTGGGAGCGATTCACGGAAAAATCTCCATGCTCGGCGCTCGAACGCCGCgctgctgtggtgctgctggggatgaTGGCACGGTGAGCCTGGGGCCAGGTCAAAGCCTGTGAGTGGAAGGATGTACAGGGAGTCGATTTTTATTGAAGAACTGTGGGTGCTGCATCAGCTGACTCTTGGCTCTAGCTTCAAAAATAGTAACCTTCTCATGGGGTAATGAAGCTTGGAACTAAACATAGTTGTTGCTGGGTCCCACCAGCACGGCCTCTGAATGATTATGATGAGATTATTTTCCCTGTGTTCTGAATGTCCATCCCTTCTCAGAGTTTACAgtgtcacagctctgcagctttgtCTGTGTTTGGATAAGAACAGTGAGAAGCTGCTGAGTAGAGATGTCTGGAGCCTTTagcatgaagaaaaatgaatgtttcaCTTTCAGAGGGCAAAAAAGAATGTATCTGCACTAAAAGGTTTTCCCTTCCTCAGTTTCCCAGCCCAGTAACCCTTTGGCATTCAACTTACCTGCTCTTCTTGCTGTTCTTACTTCAGTCCTTCACGAGTCAGAAACAGGCCTGCATAGTGATGATCCTAAAGTTCTTTCACAGGCAGAAAGGGGAACGGGTGGGTGTGGATTTGGGATTGGCTTCTTTTGGACgatgttggtttggtttggttccCGCAGCAGGGGAAGAAATGGCATATGTCACAAGTCCTGAGCTCCTGGACTCTTTTCTACTTTCcaacatttctgtttttcttatcCTTCTAAGTTTTGGTCCTTTCTGATCAAAAAGAAGAGTCAAGAATCTTCTTTCTTTACAAAGAAGTGTTGATCACTTTGGAGAAACTTGTCTCCTAGTGGAAAGTGGATTATACTGGCTTCTGCGGAATATTATTTGCTGCTCCACTAGCTGTATCTTGAGTCGTTggatgggttttatttttttctcctcttactCAAACCACTCCCTTCCACAAGGTACAAGGAGTATTTCTCTTGGTTATCCATACTTCTGTAAACTTTCAGCAGCACCTCATGTGATACCCCCATCCCTTCCATTCCACAGAGGGAAGCCAGAGATCGTAGGTAGCAACCTGGACATCTTGGTGACAGTGGGGCTGTCTGAGAAGGCATGTGAAGACTACAGGCTGCCTCAAGAAGTATGCAATGTTATTTCCAAGCTTGCCAGTAACCCTAAGGTAAGGCTCTGGGTTTGTTCTTGAGGTCacccagaaacaaagaaagggggaaaatggtTTGTatggaagaagagagagaggtaattaaatttttacagattttgaaattaagtAGGTTGAGACCATTCAGCAGCACTGTCTGGAAAGCTTAGCACACATCAGTGAACATGTaataaaagaattttcattAGGCAACAGGCTGAGTTCAATTAGTAAAGAGTTCAGTGCacaagaaaatatgttttcctttcaattcTCTTCTTCAGACTCCCAATTTGAAACTGATTTGTGTTTTCTCAACCATGAAGCCCTTTCCTCTACTGATGTTCTGGTGGTGTGATTCTTTTGCCCTCCCTATTAATTGATATTCAGGAGTTGTCAGCTGTACAGCAGAATATAAAACATGAAAGGTTTTCAAACCTGTCCGTGTTACTTAGAACAACACGATGGTTGATGGCTTCTTTCCCTGGGAAacaatttatactttttttttttagtgcactTGGAAAAAAGTCTCTGTTTTTTTTGACTCAATTATTTGGGGCATTTTGGTTCAGGAGTTCTACCACAAAAGCAACCCTCCTTCACAGAGCAGCATCATTCTGTGACAGCCTGTCCCACTTGGGTTGTTGCTGCACAAACTTCATGAGTTAACacaattcagaatattcttaAATGTTCTAAAGATGGCTGTAATTCAATTTGTGGTTGACTTAAGTCTGCAGTTAAGCTTGTATGTGAAAAGGGACTGAACCAAAAATATTTGACTGACTGACTGGAAGTAgctcttcttcttcccccacccATCCTCCCAACCAGAAATTCAGTACAGAGGACAGGATTGTGGTGAATCAGGAATTTTTGTTTCAAGCTACTGAAAGCTGGTAAATCCTCAAGTAAATTCTATTTTGTTCAAGTATATATTCATCAGGCAGACACAGGTGTGCTGGGACACCTCAGATATTGTCATACTTGGTGTAGTAGCCCTCTAGGTTATCTTATTCCCAGCTAAAATGTGGTGTGACTGATACAGAATATATGCAACAACCTAAGTGTGAGGTGGTCTTGGACCCAGACCTATCCTCTGTTATTTCCACTGgtggtattttgtttttaaacaaacccTTATGGTTCTGGAGTACCCCAAGGCAAGTTGACTTATTGTTGACTAAAGGTTTCCCTCTTCATTCATTCTGGAGAAGGAGTAAATAATatcagattttaaattaatcctTTTGAAATTTCAAAAGAGTTATTTTGATTTAAGGTGAGATAGTGGAACTGTCTGGGTTGGCCTGGGATCATCATTTGGCCAAGCTTCAAATCCACCCAGTGTTGTCACCATGCCATCACAAGTGACAGTAATGTCCCTGCTGCATGTTTAGCTGCAGAGCAGTACTGGATATCCCTGCTATGGGCCCGGCATGGGCTTGATTAACACTGTGCACACAGCAAGGTTAAGTACTGGGAAGGGCATGGGGGGATCTCACGTGCTGCTCTCATAGGAGTAACTTGCCTGTtgtctctgcagccagcactggagAAGGACAGTGCCCCTTTTCGACTGCCACAGAACCACATGCTCTTTGGTTGCCTGAGTGAGACTGTGAGTAAAGGTGAGCTCAGGTCAGCAGGAGGTTTGGAGGAGATGGGGTTGGGCTGCAAGACCGCCTGTGTTGTCACTGGTATGTGTGGGTACATTGCTCCCTCTTCTCATCAGGCTTTGCCCAGCCAAGCAGTCACTGGATCCCCTTCATGGAGGCAGCAGTAATGCTCATCTaccagctggcagaaggggcAGAGGAGATCTGTGCTGACATCCTGCATGTGTGCAGTCAGCAAGCTctggagaagctgcaggaggCTGATGAGCAGAAAGCTGGTGAGGAAAAAAGTTGATGAAGGAAATCTGTACCTGTGGTTTCCAGTGCTGCTTCAGGTGGCCTAGAGTAACTGCAGGAGAAcagagctgaggggctgctggtggtgttGGCATGGGAGGGTGCGAGTGCTGTGAAGGAGTCTGTGGAGTGTGGAGATGGGTTATACAGTGAGGCTTGGCACTAACTGATGGAGAAGAGGTCTAGATTAACACTGAACTGTggtaatttttctcctttagatGCAGGGGACTCTCCAAGCAGAGTCTCTGATGGTGCTGGCAGTCTGCCCACATTCCTGTTGCTACACCTGGTGTCCCTTGTGGGACAGgtggcactgcagcaggtagCATATTTGGAAGTGTCAGTGAGTGCAGAGCTACGCAGACGCCGCATGCTCAAAGAGGAGAAGACCAAGAAACAATCTGACACCAGCACAAAGAAGCAGAGACCCCAGGTGAGAAccaagggggttttttttctatggGCAGCTCTTGTAATGTCCCAGCTACAGCAAACATCTGGAGAATGCAATCCTGAGGTTGCATGAGGTCCAGAGCAATGTGTGCTTCAGGAATAGAAACAGACACATATTGGTTAGGATTGACAGGGAGAGTTGAGGTCCTTGAATGACCCTATTCACTAAAACTCCCACACTGGTCTTGAGTTTTGAagaggcagaggggagggagTGAAAGATTATGGCCTGACCATGGTTATCTTCCTGCTTCAGGCAAACATTTCCTTTGTATTCATCACCTCCTTTCTTACCAGAGCAATCTTTTGCAACTGATGCAGTAGTGGTGAAGAACATCCATTTGTACCCTGAGTTCTGGAAAAAAGCTTCCTAGAACCCTGGTCCAGAAGATTTGAGAGTCCTATCCTCTGTTAGGTAGAAATGATGAAGGTTTAAGAGTAGACTTTCTAATGTGATTTGGATGCTACAAATGCCCTGTTTGGTTAGGTCTACCTTGGGATGTTTTCTAGACTGTAATGTGGCTGACTTTCCTGGGTAAGTACAGGGAAAAATGTGTCCCCCTAGGTATCCAGTTGGTAAGTTGCTATTAGATGCTTACCCTGCTGAGTCCACAGAGAAATTTGTAGTTCATTTCCTCATCCACCTGCTTATCAGTGTCACTACCACTTTCCACACAGGAGGAGGTTATGATGAGATTTTCAAAAAGGTAGCAGTTGGATACAGATTTGGTCCCCATTGCAATGCCCATGTCTCTTCTTCCCTTGTGTTGCTTTTTCCTTGCTATAAGGTTTCCCATAATCTTGCTCACAAAACCAGCAATTCAAAGGCTGCTCTGAACTTCTTGCTTTTGGGATTTGAATGTTCCTTAAGTTATGCAGGACTCACACACTGATGCTGGATGTCTCTTAGGTCTGTCTTACCTTAGTAGTGTCAGTAGTTCAGGCTTTCTTTACATTCTGGGCTCCTTAGTACGAGAGACATGgaactcctggagcaggtccagtggagggcaataaagatgattaagggactggagtATCTCTCTtagaaggaaaggctgagggagctgggcctctTAGGCCTCAAGACTGAGAGCGGGACCTCACCAATGTCTGTAAATATTTGAGGAgggggtgccaagaggatggagccaggctgttcttggtggtgcca
This Corvus moneduloides isolate bCorMon1 chromosome 2, bCorMon1.pri, whole genome shotgun sequence DNA region includes the following protein-coding sequences:
- the NCAPD2 gene encoding condensin complex subunit 1 isoform X4; this encodes MMHVVSHHSNELPAILSDSGLSHADRAAHLNALKMNCYLLTGLMNAFEMETCKNSCLEADPGRKNRKNLAKTSGSLWEEEREPLLRLLTQLLQLDLRQLWGRLAMEEEFVSLMTGNCYRILENPSIGLQRYRVTREAVTHLLAAALVHCDHMFSATLKITQMLQHFEHVAPVFAQAVSLWAKEYGLKSMVGELLREIGQKCPQDLAREASGVKGYATFISELAEQIPALVLSNMSVLLPHLDGESYTMRNAILTAMAEVLVQVLEGDQLEEAARATRDKFLDMLQAHVCDIHSFVRSRVLQLFTRIVQHKALPLTQFQSVVSLAVGRLKDKSVIVVKNAIQLLAAFLSNNPFSSKLNWTDLDEPLKKEVQKLQEMKDRRRPTAVAPVTAPEEEWEAMLPEVRAATQQLFQALQEGEEEELEVEETVEGTVEQITGLLKKLNYKSAARLTQKALCRFQGKEPFNGPGEENEEATILGVLKRLYTGSCPGENNEDPPHDNSSDKIEEVQEEEPPAELVKQEMLVQYLQDAYNFSVKITEALNLISKMMYENSVSVVQEAIEFFVTVSQFGVPQALLGVRRMLPLIWSKEPGIKEAVLNAYRQLYLNPTEDSERAKAQSLVHSLSLIMVDASLGTIQCLEEIISEFVQKDEIRPAVTQLLWERFTEKSPCSALERRAAVVLLGMMARGKPEIVGSNLDILVTVGLSEKACEDYRLPQEVCNVISKLASNPKPALEKDSAPFRLPQNHMLFGCLSETVSKGFAQPSSHWIPFMEAAVMLIYQLAEGAEEICADILHVCSQQALEKLQEADEQKADAGDSPSRVSDGAGSLPTFLLLHLVSLVGQVALQQVAYLEVSVSAELRRRRMLKEEKTKKQSDTSTKKQRPQSTGNETIMEEELGLVGATADDTEAELIRSICETELLDGKHLFSAFVPLVLKICNSPGLYSDSALSAAAALALGKFCMISSEFCDSHLRLLFTMMEKSALPGVRSNLIIAAGDLAIRFPNLVEPWTSHLYARLRDPCPSVRQTAGLVMTHLILKDMVKVKGQVSEMAALLIDPEEAIVGVAQNFFGELANKGNAVYNLLPDIISHLSDPNSGIEEESFHTIMRHLFSYITKEKQTESLVEKLCQRFRTARTERQYRDLSHCLTLLPVSERGLHKLQDNYDCFADKLQDPTVYTCFQTVLARFRRAGIKPETKALAEELEQKLSASHNQGLDSTETCQDGSQTPMPVPAKRKPIGSSRRQPLGPVNTDDDFVTPPSRTLRNRKRAQKRPPRKKAIVTFSSDEENSSEDELSAELREEENPTKTTPITRSSGRRLR
- the NCAPD2 gene encoding condensin complex subunit 1 isoform X3, translating into MKPATGEGCSQGGRPRCSPPCHCWQRHQPSAFRAAFRARGALAVLQHFDCVYSVLHHFRTVGTAVKEDTLELMMHVVSHHSNELPAILSDSGLSHADRAAHLNALKMNCYLLTGLMNAFEMETCKNSCLEADPGRKNRKNLAKTSGSLWEEEREPLLRLLTQLLQLDLRQLWGRLAMEEEFVSLMTGNCYRILENPSIGLQRYRVTREAVTHLLAAALVHCDHMFSATLKITQMLQHFEHVAPVFAQAVSLWAKEYGLKSMVGELLREIGQKCPQDLAREASGVKGYATFISELAEQIPALVLSNMSVLLPHLDGESYTMRNAILTAMAEVLVQVLEGDQLEEAARATRDKFLDMLQAHVCDIHSFVRSRVLQLFTRIVQHKALPLTQFQSVVSLAVGRLKDKSVIVVKNAIQLLAAFLSNNPFSSKLNWTDLDEPLKKEVQKLQEMKDRRRPTAVAPVTAPEEEWEAMLPEVRAATQQLFQALQEGEEEELEVEETVEGTVEQITGLLKKLNYKSAARLTQKALCRFQGKEPFNGPGEENEEATILGVLKRLYTGSCPGENNEDPPHDNSSDKIEEVQEEEPPAELVKQEMLVQYLQDAYNFSVKITEALNLISKMMYENSVSVVQEAIEFFVTVSQFGVPQALLGVRRMLPLIWSKEPGIKEAVLNAYRQLYLNPTEDSERAKAQSLVHSLSLIMVDASLGTIQCLEEIISEFVQKDEIRPAVTQLLWERFTEKSPCSALERRAAVVLLGMMARGKPEIVGSNLDILVTVGLSEKACEDYRLPQEVCNVISKLASNPKPALEKDSAPFRLPQNHMLFGCLSETVSKGFAQPSSHWIPFMEAAVMLIYQLAEGAEEICADILHVCSQQALEKLQEADEQKADAGDSPSRVSDGAGSLPTFLLLHLVSLVGQVALQQVAYLEVSVSAELRRRRMLKEEKTKKQSDTSTKKQRPQSTGNETIMEEELGLVGATADDTEAELIRSICETELLDGKHLFSAFVPLVLKICNSPGLYSDSALSAAAALALGKFCMISSEFCDSHLRLLFTMMEKSALPGVRSNLIIAAGDLAIRFPNLVEPWTSHLYARLRDPCPSVRQTAGLVMTHLILKDMVKVKGQVSEMAALLIDPEEAIVGVAQNFFGELANKGNAVYNLLPDIISHLSDPNSGIEEESFHTIMRHLFSYITKEKQTESLVEKLCQRFRTARTERQYRDLSHCLTLLPVSERGLHKLQDNYDCFADKLQDPTVYTCFQTVLARFRRAGIKPETKALAEELEQKLSASHNQGLDSTETCQDGSQTPMPVPAKRKPIGSSRRQPLGPVNTDDDFVTPPSRTLRNRKRAQKRPPRKKAIVTFSSDEENSSEDELSAELREEENPTKTTPITRSSGRRLR